In Heterodontus francisci isolate sHetFra1 chromosome 5, sHetFra1.hap1, whole genome shotgun sequence, one DNA window encodes the following:
- the LOC137369972 gene encoding uncharacterized protein → MGNKGSRADSSAPAKGGTKGKDTRVGTGANCQHKKKTEARIRKTIRQRRKVGDPIVPPGSPADTVIRETGDDQYAVTFSSDLYGWSNGDWPYGGSFKLSLIQEWEDITRAEGGDPDWDISYMLWCFAKWKEVAQRHQPPKKKEKKEEEVSKAIPPTAPIVEMYPRLPAKESTDPGEELHNLLLMAAAWRHQQPPPYNPINPPHIPGNGGAEAFPTVREEEVVEHPRDDPQDRGAGGPADGTRSKTQVVGSMTKDEPEPPDSTVG, encoded by the coding sequence ATGGGTAACAAAGGCAGTCGAGCGGACTCATCCGCTCCTGCCAAAGGAGGAACAAAAGGTAAAGACACCCGTGTGGGAACAGGTGCAAACTGCCAGCACAAGAAAAAGACCGAAGCAAGAATACGAAAAACGATCCGACAACGAAGGAAAGTAGGAGATCCCATTGTTCCACCGGGATCGCCAGCTGATACAGTAATAAGAGAAACTGGAGACGATCAATATGCGGTAACCTTTAGTAGCGATCTATATGGCTGGTCTAATGGTGACTGGCCATATGGGGGAAGTTTTAAGTTATCTTTAATACAGGAATGGGAAGATATTACTAGGGCTGAAGGAGGAGACCCCGATTGGGATATCTCCTATATGTTATGGTGTTTTGCAAAATGGAAGGAGGTGGCCCAAAGGCACCAGCCTccaaagaaaaaagagaaaaaagaagaGGAGGTTAGTAAGGCAATTCCACCTACCGCCCCTATAGTAGAAATGTATCCTAGACTACCAGCCAAGGAATCCACTGACCCTGGAGAGGAATTACATAACTTACTACTAATGGCTGCTGCTTGGAGACACCAGCAGCCACCTCCCTATAACCCTATTAACCCCCCTCATATTCCAGGAAATGGGGGAGCAGAAGCATTCCCAACAGTGCGAGAGGAAGAGGTAGTGGAACATCCCAGAGATGATCCACAGGATAGGGGTGCGGGAGGTCCCGCTGACGGGACCCGATCCAAAACGCAAGTAGTAGGTTCCATGACGAAAGACGAACCTGAGCCCCCAGATAGTACAGTAGGATGA